ggtaaaagtttatttgagggctcatagtttcagaggtctcagtccatagaaggctgtcttcatttctcagggcttgaggtgtgatagaacatcatggcagaagagtatggtggagggaagtgactcgcaggatgatcagaaagcagagagcagcTATTACGTTTCTGATTAAAACAATTCAAGCTTTGTCATTTCTTTGCTCAGTCTTCCAGTGGGTGTGTGTTTCTCATTGTGAAGTTTCCCCAGCAGCCCACTCAGCCCTGTGCAGTCAGTCTGTCTCCTTCTTGCTTCTGGGATGTCCCCATCCTCGGCTCTCTGGCTCTTTTGCTCCAGCCCTCCCTTACGTTGCTTCCCTCTGCTGTGATGGCTTCCTTCCATATATTCAGGCTTATCCCTCATTCCTCAAGTTTTCTCAGGTGCcattttgttgaatgagtgagtggCATGAGAGGTTTCTGGTACCATTTGTAGTGTGTTGTAGGTGCTAAATAAGTGATAGCAATTACTTGACTCTCAAAATAGCATTGTGCAAGCCGGGTACTGTATCCCTgcggctcaggagactaagacaggaggatcgcgagttcaaagccagcctccgcaatggCAAGGCTCttaggaactcagtgagaccctgtctctaaataaaatacaaaatagggctggggatgtggctcagtggttgagtgccccagagttcaaaaAACtgcccctggtacaaaaaaacaacaacaaaaaaaaacattgtgcaGAAGTAGCTATTTATTGTCCCTATTATTGTCCCTATTTTATAGTGGCAAAAACTGAGAGGTTAGGTAGCTCAAAACGGTGTCAAGCTTTCTTGATTGTCATCCAAGGGAAGGAATGTATTTCACATTTCAGCCTAACATAGGGTTACTACAAATTGCCAGTATAAAGCTAAGTCAATACCTGTGACATTATaagcttctttttcttctgaccTTCGTAAAAGATGAGGTTTCTTTATATAAATAGTTGTGTGGTTCTTAAAGTGAGgcagaaaattaaaaggaagggAAGGTGGTATCTGTCAAACAGTCACAAGTAGAAGAATGAAGTTTTACCATTGACTATGAAATGACAGCAGCATGGAGGGAAGGGAAATCTGGTACTCTGCCCCAGGACTGGTTTGTGGCCCAGCTGAAGTCATCCATCCTGGAAGCACAGCCTTACTTCTGAGTCAGCATGGTGCCAAGGAGTGAAAGTAGGAGTGACAGGTTGTGTGTGGCAACTCACAGACTGCTCTCTGCTGGCACTACAGAACCTGGGCCTGGGTTGACCAGCCAAGGCTGGGCCCCTGGAGCCAGGAGAGAACCTGTAGAGGTGCTGGGGCTGAGTGCGGTTCATCTGCAGAGTGCTCTCTCCAGAATGATGAGACTGTCACAAAGTTCTTAATTACTTTGGATCCATTCTGATAGTAAAAGTAAATgtcatgagtgtgtgtgtgtgtgtgtgtgtgtttatacttattttatttttggtggtgctggggatcaagcccaaagccttgtgcatgctgaacagacactctgccactgagctatatctcagtCTCATAAcaatatttcaaagagaaaatgacaTTATAAAACCAAAGAGATGAAGTGTTATGAAATTCACTTGAAGAATCGTGGGGAGCCCAGCATTGCCTCTGTAAGAATGCCTCTGTCTGCGTTGAGAGCACGAGAGAGTTAATCTGGACCCTTTTCTTTGATACTGAATTAAGTACCTATTTATCCTGCAATTTTTGAAAGTGAAGTGCATTAGTTGAGTACTTATTATGTTTTAGATGCTGGCTCCTGTCGTCTTTGCCACGTCCTTCAAGAGGAGGCAGCTTGACTCCTACTTCACATAAGGCATCCAGCAGATATGCCTGAGGACATTGGCTCACAGGGAGGAGCTGGCACCCAGAGCTCACAGTCACCCACCACACTCATCCACTTTTAGATTTGAAGGGAAATCCAGTGTGAAACCTCAGTTCAAATCCCTTAATTAAGTTTAGAATCaaactaaagttttcttttttccttttaaaatattttttttagttatagatggacacgatatctttatcttatttatttatttttatgtggtgctgaggattgaacccagtgcctcataaatgtgaggcaagcgctcaatcactgagccacaatcccagctctaggCTGAAGTTTTCTTGGTGGTACTGTTGAAAATCCCATTTGGTTAGAATAGTATTCAAGAGATTTCAAGgtaatttgtgtttaaaaaaaaaaaaaagttcctaatCTTTAATGCTTCTAACCTTTGTTAAACACTTTGGTTTACTGCTAATTAGccaagatttttctctttccaaatccTTACCCATTTTAAAAGTCTGACAGCACCTGTACTTTGCAACCCATTGGTACTATTCCCATTACATACAATgtgcaataataaaattgatttaaaattatagacTTCAGAGGTTTTAGTCATTCATCCTTATTCtccaaattaatgaataaaaccaAGCATCAGCTGAATGAGGATCCTGAGtaataaactttaatttattaaaattaaagtatcaCTTCCATATATACCTACCAAGTTTTAGCAGTCTTTGTCTAAAGTATAGTCTTGAGTTCCTAAAATTCTCCAGTTGTAATGACTGATGATCTTTCTCCACCAGGAAACAGTGTTGTATATTTGTACTGTCATTTAAGTAAAGTTATTCAGAAAGCTTCTGTCAGCCCACTCTGCTGAACACTGGAGCCTGTGGAAAGACAGCTGGCTCTGCCTGCCCTGGTGAGTCTTTAACCTCAGTTTTGGAGAtaattctactttctgtttttcagaGAAGCCCGAGCGATGGAGGGGTTGCTGCACTACATTAACCCAGCGCATGCCATCTCTCTGCTCAGCGCTCTCAATGAAGAGCGCCTCAAGGGGCAGCTGTGTGATGTGCTCCTGATTGTTGGAGACCAGAAGTTCCGAGCTCATAAGAATGTCTTGGCTGCCAGCAGTGAGTACTTTCAGAGTTTATtcacaaataaggaaaatgagTCGCAGACTGTCTTTCAGCTGGACTTCTGCGAACCAGACGCCTTTGACAATGTGCTGAACTACATCTATTCCTCGTCCCTGTTTGTGGAAAAGAGCAGCCTTGCCGCTGTGCAGGAGCTGGGCTACAGCCTGGGGATCTCCTTCCTGACCAACATTGTCTCCAAAGCCCCACAGGCCCCCTTCCCAGCCTGTCCTACTAGAAAAAGAGTGTCCATAGAGGATGAAGAGACCAGTTCTCAAAAGAGAAGTGTCATCGTGTGTCAGAGTAGAAGTGAAACACAAGGGAAAGCTGCTGGTCAGAATCCACCTGATCTGAGCCATGCTTCCCGGCCCTCACCAAGTATTGCAGCCAAGACCAGTACCAATAAACCGGCTCCGAAGCCAACAGAACCACTTCACAATCTGTCATTAACTGAAAAGAGCTGGCCAAAAGAGAGTAATGCAGGGTTTTCAAAGTCTCTTGAGCATTCTGGGTCTTTGGATGACCCCAGTAAAAGCACCTTGGTGAAGAGGAATGCAGTGCTGCCCTCGAAGTCTCTGCAGGACAGAGACACCGTGGACGATAAGCCAGGGGTGAGTGGTCAGCTTCCCAAGGGAAGAGCTATAGAGCTGGCCTTGACAAGACCACGGCCGCCTGTTTTGTCTCTCCGCAGCTCATCAGAGACTCCCTATCTCTTAAAAGAAAGTAACAAAGGAAGTGGTCAAGGTGAAGATAGGAACTTGTTGTACTACTCCAAGTTAGGCTTAGTAGTCCCGTCCAGTGGGTCTGGTTCTGGAAACCAAAGCATTGACAGAAGTGGCCCACTTGTTAAGAGCCTCCTCAGACGGTCATTGTCAATGGATAGCCAGGTTCCTGTCTACTCACCCTCCATAGATTTGAAATCTTCCCAGGGATCTTCTGCAGTGTCCAGTGATGCACCGGGAAATGTGTTTTGTGCTTTATCgcaaaaatcatctttaaaagaTTGTAGTGAAAAAACAACCCTGGATGACAGGCCTCAAGTGCTACAACCACATCGCCTCAGGTCCTTCAGTGCTTCACAGTCCACAGACAGGGAGGGGGCCTCCCCGGTGACTGAGGTGCGCATTAAGACTGAGCCCAGCAGCCCACTGTCAGACCCTTCAGACATCATCCGCGTTACAGTAGGAGATGCAGCAGCAGCCACGAGAGACCTGCCTCTGAAAACAGAAGATGACCACAAGGACATGAGCAGGCTTCCAGCAAAGAGGAGGTTCCAGGCAGACAGAAGGTCACCCTTCAAGAAGGCAAAGGCAGACGAGCAGGGGCCTCTTGCATCAGAAGATAACTGTGAGGACAGCACAAACCCTCCCCTGGACAGAGATTTCCCAGATTCTGACTTGAACAAAGACGAATTTGGTGAGTTGGAGGGGACAAGaccaaacaaaaaatttaaatgcaaacatTGCCTTAAGATCTTTAGATCAACAGCAGGTCTTCACCGCCATGTTAACATGTACCATAACCCAGAGAAGCCCTACGCTTGTGACATCTGTCACAAGAGGTTTCACACCAACTTCAAAGTGTGGACACACTGTCAGACCCAACACGGCATAGTGAAGAACCCATCACCAGCCTCTAGTTCCCACGCAGTTTTGGATGAGAAATTCCAAAGAAAGCTGATTGACatagtgagagagagggagattaAGAAGGCCCTGATCATTAAGCTGAGGCGCAGCAAGCCTGGCTTTCAGGGACAGAGTAGCTCCCCAGCACAGCAAGTCATCAAGAGGAACTTGCGCTCTCGAGCCAAAGGAGCTTACATTTGTACTTACTGTGGAAAGGCGTACCGTTTTCTCTCTCAGTTTaagcagcacataaaaatgcaCCCCGGAGAAAGACCCCTCGGAGTAAATAAAGTTGCTAAGCCAAAAGAGCATGCTCCTCTAGCAAGCGCAGTAGAGAGCAAAGAGGTTTACCCGTGCCGCCTCTGTAATGCTAAGCTCTCTTCTCTTCTAGAGCAAGGCAACCATGAGCGCCTATGCCGGAACGCCACCGTTTGCCCTTACTGCAGCCTCAGGTTCTTCTCGCCCGCGCTGAAGCAGGAGCATGAGGACAGGTGTGAGTATAAGAAGCTGACCTGCCTCGAGTGCATGCGCACCTTCAAGTCCTCCTTCAGCATCTGGCGGCACCAGGTGGAAGTGCACAACCAGAACAGCATGGCCCCCACTGAGAATGTCTCCCCGCCAGCTCTGGAGCACAATGGCGAAGTaacagctgcttctaggccccagccccagccggaGCCGAATAAGGTAAATCACATCACTACACCAAAAGACGATAACGCATTCAGTGACTCTTCAGAGCAAGTGAACTTTGACTCAGAGGATTCCTCCTGTCTCCCTGAAGACCTTAGTCTTTCCAAACAACTGAAAATCCAGGTCAAAGAGGAGCCTgtggaggaggctgaggaggaggtgCCCGAGGCCAGCGCAGCCCCTAAGGAAGCAGGCCCCAGCAAGGAGGCCAGCGTGTGGCCCTGTGAGAAGTGTGGGAAGGTGTTCCCAGCCCACAAGCAGCTGGAGCGACACCAGGAGCTGCTGTGCTCAGTGAAGCCCTTTATCTGCCACGTGTGCCACAAAGCCTTTCGCACCAATTTCCGGCTCTGGAGTCACTTCCAGTCCCACATGTCTCAGGCCACAGAAGAGACGGCACATAAAGAGGCAGAGGTATGCCCCGTCCCCACAAACTCCCCCTCGCCACCGCCTCTGCCACCACCGCCACCCCTGCCTAAGATCCAGCCTCTGGAACCTGACAGCCCCACTAGCCTGCCTGAAAACCCCACCCTGGCCACAGAGAAACTGTTTGCACCCCAGGAGTCGGACACTCTTTTCTACCATGCCCCGCCCCTTTCAGCAATCACATTTAAAAGACAATTTATGTGTAAGCTCTGCCACAGGACATTCAAAACAGCCTTCAGTCTCTGGAGTCACGAACAGACACACAATTGAGAGACCCACACTTACCCGATATGAAATGGGAGGCCCCTCAATTGTGAACTGTcctaagaaacaaaatattttttaaaaaataataataaaggttgGAAATTGTTATGCTTGAATTTAAGTTTGGGATAAAATGACATTATTTAGAAATGTCCTAACTCAACTTCAGAAATAAACTCTAAAATATTGTGATTCCAGACCTCACAGCAACAATGGGGTTTGATTTCGTTACTGTTGAAATTGGATTAATCTTGATGGATTGCACAATCCTCATTCCAAGGTGTCAGTATAATCATTTAAttgaggtttttggttttttactGATTTGTGATTAGTGGAATGCTGTCAGAGTATTCTTTCTTCTGATTATTTTAGACACCTAAGTTCTAGTTAAATCTTAGCCATGTTCTTAAGGCCAAAATGTATCAGGAAGAAGTGGAGTTGTTGGCAGTATTGATTTAGATCTTAGACACcttagcaataaaaaatgataaacctCAACTTTAACAAGTTATCCTGGCACttgataaaaacaaatatttggtattttgtGGTCACgtaagaactttctttttctatgaaaattGTGAGAAATTTAAATCAGCAATAGTCACACTTAGATTTTTACAGAATAATGAAAACTTGCTCTCTGTCACTTAGTATATCAAATAACGGTCATGCTCCAAGGAagacacagaaatgaaaatacaattcaCAGGAGTCCACGCTTTCCAGGAGCTTCAGCTGCAACAGGCGTGTCATAGAGACCTCTGTATCACAGTCTAAATCAGACCTGCGTTGAAAGGACTGTGCGTGTTTGATTTCCTCCAATTTATGTTGTCACAGATTGAAAGTCTGAGTATAATTGGAACAAAATGCAAAGCTGACATGGTACTCATTCTGAATTCAACATTAGTGTGACAGGTGGGTGGGGACAAGTGTGTAGACAGATCCTACCACTAGGAACCAGTACAGCCACTCTACTATGTTCTGAACCACCACTTCCTTCTAGAGACCTCAGCAGAGGAGGAAGCCCCACCTTGTACTTCCCAGGAACAATGTGTATGATAcaccattctcctgcctctctGTCTCTTATGAAGACTTCTGTTAGGATGAGTTGGAGTTTATAGTGGTTAAAATAGCAGTAATAGAACCATCTGCTCTAGGCCACTACTTAATATTCAAACATATGTGTCAAAGCACTTATAAAGGGTCCAAAACTGATTTTTTGCTACTTATTTTGGTAATAGGGTttgggcttttgttgttgttgttgttcttttcctattttgtgacAGTTGTAATTAAAAGCCTTTTAGTAAGTGTTATCCAAAGTTCATTCAGGTGTTTCAGaagggaaaatttttatttcacttttgtgGGGAGGGttacatatataaaagaaatattactGAAACCACGAAATCCTTTGTAGGTAGTGATACGGATTAAGACTCCAAGTTTATACCTTTTTTAAACTAGGTATTCTTTCAAATTAGAAAAGTCAACTATGATGACTGAGAAATAGTTTTCAATTTGTGCTCTAATAGAAGAGAACTCCACCTATCAGTCTCATCATCAACATTCCATATCAATAGTGGGGGAGATATTCTTTTTATTGAAAcagtcatttttataaaatactaatTGACTTTGTATATTACagaaattatatatgaaaatttgcCTTTTATCCTTTCACTtgaaaaagctattaaaaaatccccaaatattttagtagttatttctattttgttttcaaatttgatgaagaaaggaaaataaaattaggttGCAGTTACTGATTCTTgccatctttatattttcttgaagaaatctatgcattttacagatgaaactAAAGCATATGACCTTTAATGAAAGAGACATCATGGTGGATTATCGCATATGGAATTCATTCCCTGTTAATGTGGTCATTCTTACTCTGAGCACTAGCTGCCACTTCAGGAGAAGACAGTTGCCCTGACACCTACATGACTGTTGGCATATCTGTGATAACTCCACGATACAGAATGGTCTTGGCATTGCAGATTCAGTGTCCCAGGACTTGAACCTTTATGCtacatttttgaagattttttaaataatactgttaatcagtaaaaaaatatttttgatctcaATATAGGCTCTGCATATctgttagattttaaaaattaaccagtGTTTTGTCTTGGTCACATTTTTTTTGTCTAGGCAAGAAGTAtaagatttcaaataaaaatttgaaccaaaaaacatttataatgCAGTTCTGgattttctattactttttatAATGTACCTTAAAAGCATTAGGCtgaaagagtttattttggtggtcagaaacaacaacaacaaaaaaatgcttCCACTCATGTaactattttaaatgttaagaagtaaaataatgaaagacACATTAATCGCTTTATTCAGtaaacagttttttaaagaatgtttatcTCAGCCAGTAGGCAAATATTTGGTGTAATAAATTGGTCTTTCATCGTTGCAACTCCTTTAGATGGTAAAGATATTCTTgtaaatgttttttctgattgtaattaatttttgaaaatgtagaaAACTCATTTATTCCTTGTAAGTATTCAGGATGCCTGCTTTTTTACGCAGTGTGGAAAGaatgtaaaatgttttaatatattctttgttAATCTGAGAACTTGTTATTGAATCCTTTTATGTGAGGTAAGGAGGGAGTaacataaaagtgtttttttttttatcaagagtAAGCAATGGAGGTAACAAATATTGTGCATTTTATAGTAATATTTCAAGATCAATAGAATATTCATGCTTAAGACTAGTTGgtatgcatttataattttaccAAAATGTTCAACTAGCAGTTCACTAATGGATGTTTTTGGCATTTGTGGGGAGATGTATGTTGTTCCTGTTTCTGTTTGGAATGGGTCATATAGCCTTCTCTCTGTAAAAATTTGTCCAACACTTAATTGGTTATCACCTAAATCCACACAAAGCCCCTATTGGTGCTAATGAGAGTAGCAGCTATGGGGCAAGAATGGAATGTGCCCTTCCCTGGAGTCCCGGGTGGCTGTATCTCCTGCCTGGCTGAATAGTCAGGGTGTGGAAGAGACAGAACAGACTTGAAGTTGGCCTTTGTTCCCTCAGATTGGGTTCTTGGGTGCATACACACCTGTGTAACTATAATTcagaactacaaaaagaaaaaaaaatttaattttcttatatataaataattaggtGTCACTCCTAACAGATTTCTTGATAAATTTCATTCAATTAGCTATTGGAATATTACAAGTCAGTTTGTCAGTTTTCTGATATCTCATTggtgtttttttaataaacattgatttaaataatgataatacaCATTCTTTAATAAGTTCAAACACTGGCTACTaagctttttaaagttttagaaatacattttcctCTTGTGGCTCTAGCACTTTAAGAAGTTTGATGTTTGCGTGATTTCGAATGGGCTCTTTCAGTGTTTACCAGGGAGTGCTGCAACCTAGGGCATTTCCATACCACAGGAAGAAACTCAGTGTTTAGATTCTGGAGGAGAAAGAGTGAACATCAGGTATTTCAAAAATTCCTTTCAGAGACAGGCTTTGGGGAACCAAAGCATTTTACTGTAAATCTTTACAATAATTGAATCAGAATTCTTTAGTCATTTGTTTGTACCATCTGAACTTCCATAGTTATTCTTGGTTAATACTAATTCTCAAAAGGTGGATAATTTGTTACTGACAAATACAAAACTGTCTCACAGTTTGCATTGAATAtatgcttattttgtttaaagaaaaatgaataagtgGTTTTGTAATATGTTTTTGTCGTTAGGCTTTGGAGTAAATCACTTTTTTTAGGAATAAGCTTTTTTGGACTGAAAATTCATAGTATAATAGAATATCTAATGTTAATCCATTGCTTACTTGTACCTAATTATATTGTCTGTTCACTTTGCTTAAATCTTAACTAAGAATGATTGGAGTCAATAAATTTGTACTGTATTTTGCTTTGAGTCATGATTTCGTTACGTTTTGCACTTTGATGGTAATGATTAGTAGCATTTGCATTTATGAAAGTAAGGAGAAAGGCCTCCTGTTTGGATAATATGGATGTCCACTTAAGACTTATGGGAGATATTTGGTTTTCCCCAGTTCGTGGTTTCTTATAGAATCAAGTTTGTATTAAATATATGGTAATTAAAACTAGATAAGCAGCTACCTTGCTTGTCcacctttttcatttctattcaaAGTAGTAGCTTTTAATTCACCTTTTCCTTTACTTTCAAAGTAATATTATTAAGGTGAATGTGAGGGGATATGaatacctaaaaagaaagtgCCGTGCACTTTGCATTGGTTCTTCAGCACGGCAATTGATAGGCTGGCTCTCTTTCCTAACCTAAGGCTTCCAGCATTGTATTTTTCATTCTAGCAAGGCTTTTTGGTAACATGGGATGCggcctctctttttatttttatattagttttcCCGTAACAGGAGAGTGGAGCTGTAGGTATTTCACCAGGTTGACTTGAAGACAAGGCACTAGAGCCAAGGGAAGAGGTGCTCGTGGGCTAATGGATGCAAGCCCCTGTGCCATGGCTCTCACCTCCTTGTTTTCCTTTGTTGATATCCAAATTGGCCTATTTTGGAACGGCTGCCTAAAAGTGTCTTGAACACACTACAGGGACAACGATTTTTAATTTTCACCCTTTAACCTGCTGTTCAATTAGCCACTGAATGgatatcattttgttttaaaaagtttccttttctcttagaAATAATATCTTTGGGAGGTTTGAGTTTGTCGCACTCGTGTCTCATCTTCCTAGGTTATCAGCACACACTCATGACAGTAAATGCCGTAGTGacaaagccacaaccccaatgtTTGGGACTTTCTCCTGCCCGAGGCTGAATCTTGGCTCAGTTCTTGATGAACTAAGATAGGTGGGTGGCAGGTCTTGCTCGGGCATGGCAGATGCTGGAGAGGAGGATTCTTGTGTGATACAAACACCGTAGCATGAATTCAAGTGTCAGTTGGCTATGGCCCACATCTTCCACCAGGAGGACCCCTTGATTGGCCATCTGCCTTGAGATAACACAAACCTGCATTTTGCCCAGCAGAGGATCTTCAGCCCTACTTACTGTGGCTGGCATAATTTCCTCCAGGAAATGCTTCCTGGCCCTTTCCATTCACTCCTCTTCCTAGCCCAGAGTAGTGCTTCCTGATGGCCCATCAGTGCACTTGCTGCTTTCTGTTTCATCCAGGTCCTTCCACTAGACAAGGAGGGGCCTGAGAGTAGAGTCCATTATTCATATGTTTCCAGGCTAGAAAAACAGAAGGGGCCTATTAagcatttgaaaaacaattaCAACAAAGAAATCTTGAGGTGGGGGATCACCAACCTATTTGTTTTTAGCTGGTGATAGTAGGAAACAGTAAATATGTCTGCATTTCAGTGCAGCTATTTAGTTAGAGATGCACAGTATATTTTAACTTTTGCATG
This Marmota flaviventris isolate mMarFla1 chromosome 8, mMarFla1.hap1, whole genome shotgun sequence DNA region includes the following protein-coding sequences:
- the Zbtb21 gene encoding zinc finger and BTB domain-containing protein 21 isoform X2; its protein translation is MEGLLHYINPAHAISLLSALNEERLKGQLCDVLLIVGDQKFRAHKNVLAASSEYFQSLFTNKENESQTVFQLDFCEPDAFDNVLNYIYSSSLFVEKSSLAAVQELGYSLGISFLTNIVSKAPQAPFPACPTRKRVSIEDEETSSQKRSVIVCQSRSETQGKAAGQNPPDLSHASRPSPSIAAKTSTNKPAPKPTEPLHNLSLTEKSWPKESNAGFSKSLEHSGSLDDPSKSTLVKRNAVLPSKSLQDRDTVDDKPGVSGQLPKGRAIELALTRPRPPVLSLRSSSETPYLLKESNKGSGQGEDRNLLYYSKLGLVVPSSGSGSGNQSIDRSGPLVKSLLRRSLSMDSQVPVYSPSIDLKSSQGSSAVSSDAPGNVFCALSQKSSLKDCSEKTTLDDRPQVLQPHRLRSFSASQSTDREGASPVTEVRIKTEPSSPLSDPSDIIRVTVGDAAAATRDLPLKTEDDHKDMSRLPAKRRFQADRRSPFKKAKADEQGPLASEDNCEDSTNPPLDRDFPDSDLNKDEFEQGNHERLCRNATVCPYCSLRFFSPALKQEHEDRCEYKKLTCLECMRTFKSSFSIWRHQVEVHNQNSMAPTENVSPPALEHNGEVTAASRPQPQPEPNKVNHITTPKDDNAFSDSSEQVNFDSEDSSCLPEDLSLSKQLKIQVKEEPVEEAEEEVPEASAAPKEAGPSKEASVWPCEKCGKVFPAHKQLERHQELLCSVKPFICHVCHKAFRTNFRLWSHFQSHMSQATEETAHKEAEVCPVPTNSPSPPPLPPPPPLPKIQPLEPDSPTSLPENPTLATEKLFAPQESDTLFYHAPPLSAITFKRQFMCKLCHRTFKTAFSLWSHEQTHN
- the Zbtb21 gene encoding zinc finger and BTB domain-containing protein 21 isoform X1; translation: MEGLLHYINPAHAISLLSALNEERLKGQLCDVLLIVGDQKFRAHKNVLAASSEYFQSLFTNKENESQTVFQLDFCEPDAFDNVLNYIYSSSLFVEKSSLAAVQELGYSLGISFLTNIVSKAPQAPFPACPTRKRVSIEDEETSSQKRSVIVCQSRSETQGKAAGQNPPDLSHASRPSPSIAAKTSTNKPAPKPTEPLHNLSLTEKSWPKESNAGFSKSLEHSGSLDDPSKSTLVKRNAVLPSKSLQDRDTVDDKPGVSGQLPKGRAIELALTRPRPPVLSLRSSSETPYLLKESNKGSGQGEDRNLLYYSKLGLVVPSSGSGSGNQSIDRSGPLVKSLLRRSLSMDSQVPVYSPSIDLKSSQGSSAVSSDAPGNVFCALSQKSSLKDCSEKTTLDDRPQVLQPHRLRSFSASQSTDREGASPVTEVRIKTEPSSPLSDPSDIIRVTVGDAAAATRDLPLKTEDDHKDMSRLPAKRRFQADRRSPFKKAKADEQGPLASEDNCEDSTNPPLDRDFPDSDLNKDEFGELEGTRPNKKFKCKHCLKIFRSTAGLHRHVNMYHNPEKPYACDICHKRFHTNFKVWTHCQTQHGIVKNPSPASSSHAVLDEKFQRKLIDIVREREIKKALIIKLRRSKPGFQGQSSSPAQQVIKRNLRSRAKGAYICTYCGKAYRFLSQFKQHIKMHPGERPLGVNKVAKPKEHAPLASAVESKEVYPCRLCNAKLSSLLEQGNHERLCRNATVCPYCSLRFFSPALKQEHEDRCEYKKLTCLECMRTFKSSFSIWRHQVEVHNQNSMAPTENVSPPALEHNGEVTAASRPQPQPEPNKVNHITTPKDDNAFSDSSEQVNFDSEDSSCLPEDLSLSKQLKIQVKEEPVEEAEEEVPEASAAPKEAGPSKEASVWPCEKCGKVFPAHKQLERHQELLCSVKPFICHVCHKAFRTNFRLWSHFQSHMSQATEETAHKEAEVCPVPTNSPSPPPLPPPPPLPKIQPLEPDSPTSLPENPTLATEKLFAPQESDTLFYHAPPLSAITFKRQFMCKLCHRTFKTAFSLWSHEQTHN